The following are encoded in a window of Brevibacillus sp. DP1.3A genomic DNA:
- a CDS encoding sulfite exporter TauE/SafE family protein, whose translation MDVLLLLLMVSLGFVGSFFSGLLGIGGAIISYPMLLFIPPALGVAQFSAQEVSVISMFQVFFASLSGVLAFRKRNGNNSPLIHKGLVRDMGVSILAGSLIGAALSQYLSNESINLVYGILAIIAVILMLVKNRGTEAAAGEVTYNRFIAAGAAFAVGIVSGIVGAGGAFILIPIMLTVLKIPTRVTIASSLAIVFISAIGGVIGKLSGGQIPLLPVLYTVIGSVLGAPVGSMVSAKSDVKYLRYGLIVLISGTAIKIWSDIL comes from the coding sequence ATGGACGTTTTACTGCTTCTGCTCATGGTCTCTCTCGGTTTTGTCGGCTCCTTTTTTTCCGGATTGCTCGGGATTGGCGGAGCGATCATCAGCTATCCGATGCTTCTGTTTATACCACCGGCACTAGGTGTGGCGCAGTTTTCCGCCCAGGAAGTCTCGGTGATATCGATGTTTCAAGTATTTTTCGCGTCGCTGTCTGGCGTACTGGCTTTCCGCAAAAGAAACGGGAATAACTCACCCCTGATTCATAAAGGACTCGTTAGAGATATGGGGGTAAGCATCTTGGCGGGAAGCCTGATTGGTGCGGCTCTCTCCCAATACTTGTCGAATGAAAGCATCAATTTGGTATACGGAATACTGGCGATCATCGCCGTGATTTTGATGCTCGTGAAAAATAGGGGAACAGAAGCGGCAGCAGGGGAAGTCACATATAACCGCTTCATTGCTGCTGGTGCTGCATTTGCTGTGGGAATCGTATCCGGGATTGTCGGTGCAGGGGGAGCGTTCATCCTCATTCCGATCATGCTGACTGTGTTGAAAATACCTACGCGCGTGACGATTGCCTCATCTTTGGCCATTGTATTCATCTCCGCAATAGGTGGTGTGATCGGGAAGCTGTCGGGTGGGCAAATTCCGCTCTTGCCCGTTTTGTATACGGTCATCGGAAGTGTTTTGGGGGCGCCGGTGGGCAGTATGGTCAGCGCCAAGAGCGATGTGAAATATTTGCGTTATGGCCTGATTGTGCTGATCAGTGGAACGGCTATCAAGATTTGGAGTGACATTCTATAA
- a CDS encoding sulfurtransferase TusA family protein: protein MADIMVDTKGLACPMPIVKAKKAMDGMQSGQTMEVLSTDKGSLNDFTAWVKQTGNELVSHEFENGVYKFLVKKL, encoded by the coding sequence ATGGCGGATATTATGGTAGATACAAAAGGTCTGGCATGCCCGATGCCGATCGTCAAAGCAAAAAAAGCAATGGACGGAATGCAATCCGGTCAAACCATGGAGGTACTCTCGACGGATAAAGGCTCTCTGAACGATTTCACCGCATGGGTCAAGCAAACTGGGAATGAGCTGGTTTCCCATGAATTTGAGAACGGTGTGTACAAATTTTTAGTGAAAAAGCTGTAG